From the Maioricimonas rarisocia genome, one window contains:
- a CDS encoding glucuronate isomerase, with the protein MSDQLRERIFQELESITLIDPHTHINPHAAASTTLADIMGYHYYTELAHSAGMPREHIEEPGISPKEKVGRLVEGLAHLDNTIQLSWLLDICREFFGFEGETIDAGNWEALYDSSQQKMAEEDWEDQVLRHSRLEKVFLTNDFDDPLEGFDTDRYIPCLRTDDLVFHLGKASTRQRLEKATGIDVGDAASVVLACGKLFDHFVRNGARACAISIPPDFSPAPVTTGTVDPLIQRLAGGDELAAEEAATVSRFVFWTLAEFCSEYKLPFDLMIGVNRAVYPSGVYQGQDLFDKRVSLIQYRELFNAFPKVTFPISVLGQTSNHELVSYAWIFPNVVTNGHWWYSNIPTYIEQDTRSRLEAVPRNKQIGYYSDMYKLEFALPKFRMYRRVLAGVLAGDFVQGRGWSESRAIQFGQQLLRGNVERIFGVN; encoded by the coding sequence ATGAGCGACCAACTTCGCGAACGGATCTTCCAGGAACTCGAATCGATCACGCTCATCGATCCGCACACGCACATCAATCCGCATGCGGCTGCCTCGACCACGCTCGCGGACATCATGGGCTACCACTATTACACCGAGTTGGCCCACTCGGCCGGCATGCCCCGCGAGCACATCGAAGAGCCAGGCATCTCGCCAAAGGAGAAAGTCGGGCGGCTCGTCGAAGGGCTTGCACACCTGGACAACACGATCCAGCTCAGCTGGCTGCTGGACATCTGCCGCGAGTTCTTTGGATTCGAAGGCGAGACCATCGACGCCGGCAACTGGGAAGCCCTGTACGATTCGTCCCAGCAGAAGATGGCCGAGGAGGACTGGGAAGATCAGGTCCTGCGGCACTCGCGGCTCGAAAAGGTGTTTCTCACCAACGACTTCGACGATCCGCTCGAGGGCTTCGACACCGACCGCTACATTCCCTGCCTGCGGACCGACGATCTCGTTTTTCACCTCGGCAAGGCATCAACGCGACAGCGTCTCGAGAAGGCGACCGGCATCGACGTTGGTGACGCAGCGTCCGTCGTCCTGGCCTGCGGAAAGCTGTTCGATCATTTCGTCCGCAACGGAGCCCGGGCCTGTGCCATCTCGATTCCGCCCGATTTCTCCCCGGCACCGGTGACGACGGGGACGGTCGATCCGCTGATCCAGCGGCTGGCAGGCGGCGATGAACTCGCAGCCGAGGAGGCCGCCACGGTCAGCCGGTTCGTCTTCTGGACACTCGCCGAGTTCTGCTCCGAATACAAACTGCCGTTCGACCTGATGATCGGCGTCAACCGGGCGGTCTACCCGTCGGGCGTGTACCAGGGGCAGGACCTGTTCGACAAGCGGGTCTCGCTCATTCAGTACCGGGAACTGTTCAACGCGTTTCCGAAGGTGACGTTTCCGATTTCCGTGCTCGGCCAGACCAGCAACCACGAGCTGGTCAGCTACGCATGGATCTTTCCGAACGTCGTGACCAACGGTCACTGGTGGTATTCGAACATTCCGACCTACATCGAGCAGGACACGCGGAGCCGGCTGGAAGCGGTTCCCCGCAACAAGCAGATCGGCTACTACAGCGACATGTACAAGCTGGAGTTCGCGCTGCCGAAATTCCGCATGTATCGTCGGGTACTTGCCGGCGTTCTCGCCGGTGATTTCGTCCAGGGCCGCGGCTGGTCGGAGAGCCGGGCGATTCAATTCGGACAGCAGCTCCTCCGTGGCAACGTCGAGCGGATTTTCGGCGTGAACTGA